In Clostridium sp., one DNA window encodes the following:
- a CDS encoding DEAD/DEAH box helicase encodes MDRNKLLKIFNSQISGKNHSKGIRVFNGDLVSSVDIQNKDGLIYIKGNVISENLFNEYKTQIEIDAQDKNVVSTYCSCKDYENNEFSKGNYCCKHLIATFYKAVDDLVKNPLFNNCNPVVENTVGFRSQSDILSVLLGGKEDREEIKIEVYVSRNQWENKLSAEFKIGLGSMNSGSLYVLKDINQFLISIYNNIPVIYGKNFTLNMNENKLSVKDKILVDFIQTLKVVEGSYTYRSKIRKSNIDGKYIHIPDYLVREFFRIVKGHKVYLDEGFLYRCVETEIVEDNPPVEFDLKSINENYVLKVENGIPLPLDSRNTVLFYGSTIYIPDAEYCIRFRAYISVFNNADSVVFPSSEAETVLKKLIPQLNLLSDNVKLSKPIMDKIVDEKCEFKFYFDKKSKNIILTVKVKYATFEFNIFQDCREKIVYREARRELEVVRLLIALGFERRQDEFYFLREDDYIFNFFKSQIQKLQDIGEVFYSENFRGIRSIGNQSLSASIKSGKYDYFEMKFKIGSISPKETSSILKAFRDNLKYYKLKNGEYLDLEQLELKKFLKLLDSVAPKNISDNCIEIPRNKAIYVNECIDQGKMRYISGKSELERIKNRLKNINTLEFEKPKNLQGDFREYQKIGYNWFKTLDYLGFGGILGDEMGLGKTFQTIAFLMSNTGGRSLIVVPTSLVYNWVNEFEKFAPDMRIAAVNGIKKERMKLIDHMSEYDVFITTYNLLKRDMDVYKDIEFDYCILDEAQYIKNSHSENSRSVKKIKSRRRFALTGTPVENSVMELWSIFDFIMPGYLYDEKRFSVRYYKRFKEEPVVIEDLNRLVKPFILRRRKKDVIRELPDKIERTIMVDMGDRQKKVYGTYAGHVLDLVEKKVKDNEFKNSKIEILAYITKLRQLCLDPSIVMENYSGGNAKMEVLLELIEQGVDEGHKILVFSQFTSVLKNICSKINGEGIEYSYLDGSIPSKNRIVMVENFNSGNVPVFLISLKAGGTGLNLTSADIVIHFDPWWNPAVEEQATDRAHRIGQEHVVEVIKLVARGTIEEKIVFLQQDKKKLIDSLLGDELSGSHGISSLSEQEIVGLFR; translated from the coding sequence ATGGACAGGAATAAACTACTTAAAATATTTAACAGTCAGATAAGTGGAAAGAATCATAGTAAGGGAATTAGGGTATTTAACGGTGATCTTGTTTCTTCCGTAGATATTCAAAATAAAGATGGACTTATCTATATAAAAGGAAATGTGATTTCAGAAAATCTTTTTAATGAGTATAAAACTCAGATTGAAATAGATGCTCAAGATAAGAATGTAGTTTCAACCTACTGCAGCTGTAAGGATTATGAAAATAATGAATTCAGCAAGGGCAATTATTGCTGTAAACATTTGATAGCTACATTTTATAAAGCTGTGGATGATCTTGTGAAGAATCCTCTTTTTAATAACTGTAATCCGGTAGTTGAAAATACTGTTGGATTTCGCAGTCAGTCAGATATTCTATCAGTGCTTTTGGGTGGAAAAGAAGACAGGGAAGAAATAAAAATAGAGGTATATGTGAGCAGAAATCAGTGGGAAAACAAGTTGTCAGCTGAGTTTAAAATAGGTCTTGGCTCTATGAATTCAGGCAGCCTGTATGTTTTAAAGGATATAAATCAATTTCTGATTTCAATATACAATAATATACCTGTAATCTACGGAAAAAACTTTACACTTAATATGAATGAAAACAAATTGAGTGTAAAGGATAAAATACTTGTTGATTTTATCCAGACTCTGAAGGTTGTGGAAGGAAGTTATACATACCGCAGCAAGATAAGAAAGTCAAATATAGATGGAAAATACATACATATACCTGATTATCTGGTGAGAGAATTCTTCCGTATAGTAAAAGGACATAAAGTCTATCTTGATGAAGGATTTCTATATAGATGTGTGGAAACTGAAATAGTCGAAGACAATCCTCCTGTAGAGTTTGATTTGAAAAGCATAAATGAAAATTATGTGCTTAAAGTGGAAAATGGAATTCCTCTCCCGCTGGATTCAAGGAACACTGTGCTTTTTTACGGTTCGACCATATATATTCCGGATGCGGAATATTGTATAAGATTCAGGGCTTACATTTCCGTATTTAATAATGCAGATTCGGTTGTATTCCCTTCTTCTGAAGCTGAAACCGTACTTAAAAAACTGATACCGCAACTTAACCTGCTTTCAGACAATGTGAAATTGTCAAAGCCCATAATGGATAAGATAGTAGATGAAAAATGTGAATTTAAATTTTACTTTGATAAAAAGAGTAAAAATATAATACTTACAGTAAAGGTAAAATATGCAACTTTTGAATTCAATATATTTCAGGACTGCAGGGAGAAAATTGTATATAGAGAAGCCAGAAGAGAACTGGAAGTTGTAAGACTGCTGATAGCATTGGGATTTGAAAGAAGACAGGATGAATTTTATTTTTTGAGGGAGGATGACTACATATTTAATTTTTTTAAAAGTCAGATACAGAAACTTCAAGATATTGGAGAAGTATTTTATTCTGAGAATTTTAGAGGAATTAGGTCCATTGGAAACCAAAGTCTAAGTGCAAGTATTAAAAGTGGAAAATATGACTACTTTGAAATGAAATTTAAAATAGGAAGTATATCACCTAAGGAGACCTCCTCTATATTGAAAGCTTTCAGGGATAATCTCAAATACTACAAGTTGAAAAATGGAGAGTACCTTGACCTGGAACAGCTGGAACTGAAAAAGTTTTTGAAACTGCTTGATTCAGTAGCTCCTAAAAATATAAGCGACAATTGCATAGAAATACCAAGGAATAAAGCCATTTATGTAAATGAGTGTATAGATCAGGGCAAAATGAGATATATAAGCGGAAAGTCAGAACTGGAAAGAATAAAAAACAGGTTGAAAAATATAAACACTCTGGAGTTTGAGAAACCGAAAAATTTACAGGGGGATTTCAGGGAATATCAGAAAATAGGTTACAATTGGTTTAAGACACTGGACTATCTTGGGTTTGGCGGAATATTGGGTGATGAAATGGGACTTGGAAAAACCTTTCAGACCATTGCTTTTCTGATGTCCAATACAGGAGGCAGATCGTTAATTGTAGTTCCAACCTCTCTTGTATATAACTGGGTAAATGAATTTGAAAAGTTTGCTCCGGATATGAGAATAGCGGCAGTTAATGGAATAAAAAAAGAGAGAATGAAACTCATAGACCATATGAGTGAGTATGATGTTTTTATAACTACATATAATCTTCTGAAGAGGGATATGGATGTATATAAAGACATTGAGTTTGACTATTGTATCCTGGATGAAGCCCAGTACATAAAAAATTCCCATTCCGAAAATTCAAGAAGTGTAAAAAAGATAAAATCCAGAAGAAGATTTGCGCTTACAGGTACTCCGGTGGAAAATTCAGTTATGGAACTCTGGTCCATATTTGATTTTATAATGCCTGGATATCTTTATGATGAGAAGAGATTCAGTGTAAGGTATTACAAGAGATTTAAAGAAGAACCTGTAGTTATAGAGGACCTCAACAGACTTGTAAAGCCATTTATTCTCCGTAGAAGGAAAAAAGATGTTATAAGGGAGCTGCCTGATAAAATAGAAAGGACCATTATGGTAGATATGGGTGACAGGCAGAAAAAGGTATATGGAACTTATGCCGGACATGTTCTTGATCTTGTGGAAAAAAAGGTAAAGGACAATGAATTCAAAAACAGTAAAATTGAGATACTTGCATATATTACAAAACTCAGACAGCTGTGTCTTGATCCGTCAATAGTAATGGAAAATTACAGTGGTGGAAATGCGAAAATGGAGGTACTGCTTGAATTGATTGAACAGGGAGTGGATGAAGGACATAAAATACTTGTATTTTCACAGTTTACATCTGTTTTAAAAAATATCTGCAGTAAAATAAATGGCGAAGGGATAGAGTACAGCTATCTGGATGGTTCAATACCATCAAAGAATAGAATCGTGATGGTTGAAAACTTCAATTCGGGTAATGTACCGGTATTCCTGATAAGTCTAAAAGCAGGTGGAACGGGGCTGAATCTTACGTCTGCAGATATAGTGATCCATTTTGATCCCTGGTGGAATCCTGCCGTAGAAGAACAGGCTACGGACAGGGCTCACAGGATAGGACAGGAGCATGTAGTGGAGGTTATAAAGCTTGTGGCAAGAGGAACTATAGAGGAAAAAATTGTATTTCTCCAGCAGGACAAGAAAAAACTCATAGACAGCTTGCTGGGAGATGAACTATCCGGCAGTCATGGAATTTCCTCACTGTCGGAACAGGAAATAGTAGGTCTGTTTAGATAG